The sequence GCCACTGGTGTGGCCTGAAACATAACGTTGTCAAAATATTAATTACCTGGATTCCCGCTGGAGCTTACGCTGAATGCAATGAAGCGCGGGAATGACAATAAACCCTGAAGTCAACAACAATGGCCACCAGCATAGACGGTAAAAAATATCTGCCGAGATACGGGCCAATCTCAATAATAATGAGTATGGGCAGTATCCTTCCGGCGAGAAAGTTCCATTCTATAATGTGATCAAACCTCTCATTTGGTGATAGCATGGGAAAGCGTGCGGAATCGCAAGATACCGAATTCAAATCGACCTGGAGGGATGAATATTTAAAGGCAATCTGCGCCTTTGCCAATACCAACGGCGGGACGCTGTTTATTGGCATTGACGACAAGGGGAAACCGGTAGGCATTACCGACGCCAAGCGGATGATGGAGGAAATACCCAACAAGGCCAAGGATTTGCTGGGCATTATGTCTGATGTCAGACAAGAAATGGAATCCGGGAAAACGGTTATCTCGGTGACCGTGCGGAAATCGCCAGCGCCGATCTCGTATCACGGCAAGTATTACATTCGCAGTGGCAGCACCACCCAGGAACTAAAAGGCCGTGACTTGACCCAATTCGTCATTTCCAAATCCGGACGGGGCTGGGATGACTACATTGAGGAGCGGGCAACGTTGAATGACATCGACCCCGAGGCCGTAATGTCGTTCCGGGGCTTTGCCGCCGGCCGGCTTCCGGCGATTAGGAACGAGCGTAGCATCTCCGCCATTATTAACAAACTCAACCTGCTGGAGAACGGCAAACCCAAACGGGCGGCAATTCTGTTGTTTGGCAAAAACCCCAAGCGGTTTTACATCAGCGCGTTCATCCGAGTGGGGAAATTCAGGGACGAGACGGACATCATTAGTACAGAAGAAATTGAGGGTAATCTGTTCCAGCAGGTGGAGCGGACGATAGAGCTATTGAAAACGAAATATCTTGTCACTACCGTGTCGTTCAAGGGCATTCACCGAAGGGAAACATTGGAATTACCAGAAGCGGCGCTACGTGAGGCCGTGATCAACGCAGTAATTCACCGAGACTACATTGGCGCGCACACCCAGATCCGCATCCTGCCCGATCGGATGACCATTTGGAACGAGGGCGGACTGCCCTGCGGCATCACCATAAGCGATTTGGCCAAAAGTCATCCATCGCGTCCGCGCAACGAATTACTAGCCGACGTATTCTACAAAGCGGGGCTGGTCGAAGCCTGGGGCCGGGGAACGGTCCTCATTCTATCGGCCTGCCGCAAAGCCGGGTTGCCCGCTCCGGCATTCAGAGAAGAGGCGAAAGGATTTGAGGTTACCTTTATATTAAGGGCGAAAACGTCAAGTATTCCAAAAACACAAGGTTTGACCGAACGGCAAAAGGATATTGCTGCACGTGTGAAAAAAGCTGGGTCAATTAAGTTGTCAGACATTGTCAAGGAATATGAAGGTGTTTCAACAAAGGCCATTTATCGCGATTTGCAAACCTTGGTTGAAAGAAGCGTTATCACCCAAAAAGGGACGAAAAAGGGCAGAACCTATAACATTATATAACGGACACATAACGGACACATAACGGACAAATAACAGACAAATAACGGACAAATAATGGACAAATAACAGACAAATAATGGACACATATCGCACGTCTTGGATATGCAATCTGCATAACTGAATAGTGTTGTAATAATAAAAAAGGCAATAATTGGGAAATATAAGGGCAATGACAATTGAGAAGTTTTTTGGAAATTAAAATATTATGGCCATCATCATCGACGGTAAAAAAATAGCGGCGGATATCCGCCATGAAGTCGCTGCCGAGGTATCAGCCCTAAAGGGGCAGGGGACAGAGCCCCATTTGGCCGTGATCATCGTGGGTTCTGACCCGGCCTCGCAGGTCTATGTCCGCAACAAGCACCAGGACTGCGAAGAGGTCGGCATCTGCTCTTCGGTGATCGAACTGCCGGCGGACACAACACAGGCGCAGTTGCTGGACAAGATCAAAGAACTCAATAACGACAAAACCGTCCACGGAATCCTGGTGCAGTCGCCGCTGCCCAAAGGCTTGTCCGAAGAACAGGCCTTCCAGTCCATCTCCCCGTTAAAGGATGTGGACTGTTTTCATCCTGAGAACGTGGGCCTGATGACCCTGGGGCGGCCGCGCTTTTTGCCCTGCACCCCGGCCGGGGTAATAGAACTGCTGGTCCGCACCGGGATCGAGATCTCCGGGAAATATATAGTGATCGTGGGCCGTTCCAACATCGTGGGCAAGCCCCTGGCCAACATGCTGCTGCAGAAGGCCAAAAACGGCAACGCTACCGTTACCGTCTGCCACACCGGCACCAAGGGGCTGGCTTATTACACCAAACAGGCCGACATAGTGATCGCGGCGGCCGGCAGCCCGGGGATGATCACCGGCAGCATGCTGAATAACAATTGCGTGGTGATAGACGTGGGGGTCAACCAGGTCGCCGACCTCAGCAAGAAG comes from candidate division TA06 bacterium and encodes:
- a CDS encoding putative DNA binding domain-containing protein; this encodes MGKRAESQDTEFKSTWRDEYLKAICAFANTNGGTLFIGIDDKGKPVGITDAKRMMEEIPNKAKDLLGIMSDVRQEMESGKTVISVTVRKSPAPISYHGKYYIRSGSTTQELKGRDLTQFVISKSGRGWDDYIEERATLNDIDPEAVMSFRGFAAGRLPAIRNERSISAIINKLNLLENGKPKRAAILLFGKNPKRFYISAFIRVGKFRDETDIISTEEIEGNLFQQVERTIELLKTKYLVTTVSFKGIHRRETLELPEAALREAVINAVIHRDYIGAHTQIRILPDRMTIWNEGGLPCGITISDLAKSHPSRPRNELLADVFYKAGLVEAWGRGTVLILSACRKAGLPAPAFREEAKGFEVTFILRAKTSSIPKTQGLTERQKDIAARVKKAGSIKLSDIVKEYEGVSTKAIYRDLQTLVERSVITQKGTKKGRTYNII
- a CDS encoding bifunctional 5,10-methylenetetrahydrofolate dehydrogenase/5,10-methenyltetrahydrofolate cyclohydrolase, with translation MAIIIDGKKIAADIRHEVAAEVSALKGQGTEPHLAVIIVGSDPASQVYVRNKHQDCEEVGICSSVIELPADTTQAQLLDKIKELNNDKTVHGILVQSPLPKGLSEEQAFQSISPLKDVDCFHPENVGLMTLGRPRFLPCTPAGVIELLVRTGIEISGKYIVIVGRSNIVGKPLANMLLQKAKNGNATVTVCHTGTKGLAYYTKQADIVIAAAGSPGMITGSMLNNNCVVIDVGVNQVADLSKKSGVRLTGDVDFESASKIASYITPVPGGVGPMTRAMLLKNTVKAAGLNRLKSKH